A single genomic interval of Actinomycetota bacterium harbors:
- a CDS encoding STAS domain-containing protein, whose amino-acid sequence MTEQNASFDVRSAGGTSSIIDVHGDVTPACEDALMEAWTKASESSADDVIINFTDLEYMNSGGIGLLVTLLVRAQRQKQRLVAYGLSDHYRQIFELTRLDDAITICDDEDAALAAAS is encoded by the coding sequence GTGACGGAACAGAACGCCTCGTTCGACGTCCGCTCCGCAGGAGGGACGAGCAGCATCATCGACGTCCACGGCGATGTCACGCCCGCGTGCGAGGACGCGCTCATGGAGGCTTGGACCAAGGCCAGCGAGTCCAGCGCCGACGACGTGATCATCAACTTCACCGACCTCGAGTACATGAACAGTGGTGGTATCGGGCTGCTGGTCACCTTGCTCGTCCGTGCCCAGCGCCAGAAGCAGCGTCTGGTCGCGTACGGCTTGAGCGACCACTACCGCCAGATCTTCGAGCTCACACGTCTCGACGATGCCATCACGATCTGCGACGACGAGGATGCGGCGCTCGCCGCAGCGAGTTAG
- a CDS encoding STAS domain-containing protein gives MADFHAGVRHHGTTAIVELHGDINGAADQVLNDAYAQATTSEPRAVLLDFSDVEYLNSTGIALIVGLLAEARKTSRAVLVCGLSDHFRHIFEITRLADFMSFFPDQASAVSGDLPAPA, from the coding sequence ATGGCTGACTTCCACGCTGGCGTCCGTCACCACGGCACGACCGCGATCGTCGAGCTCCACGGCGACATCAACGGCGCAGCCGACCAGGTGCTCAACGACGCCTACGCCCAGGCCACCACGTCGGAGCCGCGGGCGGTGCTCCTCGACTTCAGCGACGTCGAGTACCTCAACTCGACCGGCATCGCGCTGATCGTCGGCCTCCTCGCGGAGGCGCGGAAGACCAGCCGGGCGGTGCTCGTGTGTGGCCTGTCCGACCACTTCCGCCACATCTTCGAGATCACCCGACTGGCGGACTTCATGAGCTTCTTCCCCGACCAGGCGAGCGCTGTCAGCGGCGACCTTCCCGCTCCGGCGTGA